CTGAATTTGAGCATAATCGGTAATACCAATGGTTACCCGGTTGCCGTCAACTTTAACCCACTCATGGTCTTTTGAATACTTAAGCTCTTTCGGAATGTTCATTGTCATTTCCCCTCTCGTTTGTAAAATGGTTTAGCAATTACTTCAGCGGCAATATATTTGCCGCGAATTTCAATGTCAAAATGCTGACCTACTTTACTATACTCAGTTTCTACCAAAGCTAAGCCAAGATTTTTATCCAGACTAGGAGCATAAGAACCGGTAGTTACCTTACCTATCCGGCGTCCTTCATATACTACCGAATAGTCAGCGCGCGGTATCCCTCGGCCTGTCATAACAAAACCGACAATTTTACGTGCAGGTCCCACTGTTTTTTGCTGCACCAGCACATCGCTGCCATTATAGTCTCCCTTATTTATTGCTACAAACTTGCCAATTCCGGCCTCCACCGGAGTAATATCGGCAGATAATTCGTGACCATAAAGCGGCAGCGCGGCTTCGAACCTAAGTGTATCCCGGCAGCCTAGCCCTGCGGGCATAAGACCAAGCGGTCGACCTGCTTCCATCAGCGCCTCCCACAGATATTCTGCATCTTGCGGTTGACAGTAGATTTCGAAACCATCTTCGCCGGTATAGCCAGTCCGCGAAATCATGACAGATTTCCCGGCAACTGTTATCTGCGGCATAAACCAATAGAAGCGAAGTTCGCCAAGCGGCGCATCTGTTAATTTACTCAGGATCGTTTCGGCCAACGGCCCTTGCAAAGCCAATAGAGCAGTTTCATCCGAAAGGTTTATCAATTCAATATTAAATCCAACGCTGTTTTCTTGCATCCAATTCCAGTCTTTATCAATATTAGCCGCGTTTATAACTAAAAAATATTCCTCATTGCTCCGTTTATAAATCAACAAATCATCGACCGTGCCGCCATTGGAATAACACATCGGAGTGTACTGAATCTGAGTGTCCGCTATTTTTGATACGTCATTTGCTACTAATCTCTGCAGATAGGCCAATGCATCA
Above is a window of Veillonellaceae bacterium DNA encoding:
- the gcvT gene encoding glycine cleavage system aminomethyltransferase GcvT, with protein sequence MTARQTPLYDTHVKYGGKMVEFGGWLLPVQYSGIIEEHQAVRQKAGLFDVSHMGEVLVKGPDALAYLQRLVANDVSKIADTQIQYTPMCYSNGGTVDDLLIYKRSNEEYFLVINAANIDKDWNWMQENSVGFNIELINLSDETALLALQGPLAETILSKLTDAPLGELRFYWFMPQITVAGKSVMISRTGYTGEDGFEIYCQPQDAEYLWEALMEAGRPLGLMPAGLGCRDTLRFEAALPLYGHELSADITPVEAGIGKFVAINKGDYNGSDVLVQQKTVGPARKIVGFVMTGRGIPRADYSVVYEGRRIGKVTTGSYAPSLDKNLGLALVETEYSKVGQHFDIEIRGKYIAAEVIAKPFYKREGK